In Oryza sativa Japonica Group chromosome 2, ASM3414082v1, the following are encoded in one genomic region:
- the LOC4329439 gene encoding uncharacterized protein: MVGPIVIASAGLGMLAGVAMANRTMGGGGDGRQLPAASRWDARPRCATCGGSGRVDCLCNRWSDGDSGCRTCAGSGRMPCRSCGGSGTGRPLPARLIARGHHHHHNPPPSSAPGRGGDYS, translated from the coding sequence ATGGTTGGGCCGATCGTGATAGCGTCGGCGGGGCTGGGGATGCTGGCGGGGGTGGCCATGGCGAACCGgaccatgggcggcggcggcgacgggcggcagctgccggcggcgtcgaggtggGACGCGCGGCCACGGTGCGCCacgtgcggcggcagcggccgcgtCGACTGCCTCTGCAACCGCTGGTCCGACGGCGACTCCGGCTGCCGCACCTGCGCCGGCTCCGGCCGGATGCCCTGCCGCAGCTGCGGCGGCTCCGGCACCGGCAGGCCGCTCCCCGCCCGCCTCATCGcccgcggccaccaccaccaccacaacccgccgccgtcgtcagcgccgGGACGAGGCGGTGACTACAGCTGA